One window of the Mycobacterium sp. SVM_VP21 genome contains the following:
- a CDS encoding ribokinase, protein MVTRVCVVGSVNLDTVFNVATLPARGETVLATARSSYPGGKGANQAVAAARAGAQVQLVGAVGDDDAGLLLRRHLQSNGVGTDGLTTMPGPSGSAVITVDLSEENTIVVAPGANSTWALDSGQRDLIADCDVLLMQLEIPIPVATAAAEVAHTGAATVMLNVSPPATDMAGLIEQVDVAVVNESESERFRHKVAHRVVTLGADGARYCGPGGTRTMPAPVVQALDSTGAGDVFAGVLATEWPGGIERAVQRACVAGSLATLVAGAGDCAPSAEAISAALDAFRLRR, encoded by the coding sequence GTGGTGACGCGGGTGTGCGTAGTGGGCAGCGTGAACCTCGATACCGTGTTCAACGTCGCCACCTTGCCCGCCCGGGGCGAGACGGTGCTGGCCACGGCGCGAAGCAGCTACCCCGGCGGAAAGGGCGCCAACCAGGCGGTGGCCGCGGCACGAGCGGGGGCGCAGGTGCAGTTGGTGGGCGCGGTCGGTGACGACGACGCCGGGTTGCTGCTGCGCAGGCACCTGCAGAGCAACGGTGTCGGGACCGACGGCCTGACGACGATGCCCGGGCCCAGCGGCTCGGCGGTCATCACGGTGGACCTGTCCGAGGAGAACACCATCGTGGTGGCCCCCGGCGCCAACAGCACGTGGGCGCTGGATTCCGGTCAGCGCGACCTGATCGCCGACTGCGACGTGCTGCTGATGCAGCTGGAGATTCCGATCCCGGTCGCCACCGCGGCCGCCGAGGTGGCTCACACGGGCGCGGCGACGGTGATGCTCAACGTGTCCCCGCCCGCCACGGATATGGCGGGGCTCATCGAGCAGGTTGACGTCGCGGTGGTCAACGAATCCGAATCCGAGCGGTTTCGCCACAAGGTGGCGCACCGGGTGGTCACCCTCGGCGCGGATGGCGCCCGCTACTGCGGGCCCGGCGGCACTCGCACGATGCCGGCTCCGGTGGTTCAGGCGCTCGACAGCACGGGCGCGGGTGACGTGTTCGCCGGGGTGCTGGCGACCGAATGGCCCGGGGGGATCGAACGCGCAGTGCAGCGCGCTTGCGTGGCAGGGTCGTTGGCCACCCTGGTGGCCGGTGCCGGGGACTGCGCACCGAGTGCCGAGGCGATCAGCGCAGCACTGGATGCGTTCAGACTCCGACGTTGA
- a CDS encoding HAMP domain-containing protein: MFILLITSVASVAVVGFVEFQYGAQELQHAATSKLVQAREAQRRAVTGLFAEMTNSLVVFSGGATAATALKSFTAGFDELAAAAITPEQQGAIEAYYQDHFTKALGKRTGEQPDIAALLPTANAQRYLQARYTAGFVAEPKKSDDSGDGSAWSAANAQFNNVFAEIVQLNEYLDALLLDTRGNVVYSVNKGVDLGTNVLTGPYRESGLRDAYRKALAANAVNFVWITDYQPYQPNLDTPTAWLVSPVGTKGVVEGVLALPLPSAKVNRIMTADREWEAAGLGHTTETYLAGPDHLMRSDSRLFLEDPERYRREAVAAGTSEATVERALRLGTTTLVQPVGGPGLEAAQRGQTGTLTNGHAYLGNRELTAYAPLTVPNSDLQWSILATRDYSDAYAAVTSFSKRVVLATTGVIFAICVLAMLLARLFLQPIRRLQVAAQRISAGDYSAAVPARTADEIGELTKAFNDMSYSLRTKEELLDQQRKQNDELLLSLMPESVVRRYRGGEQAIAEEHHNVSVVYAELHGIDQLSSELSASELVTTVDDLVRQFDAAAEAVGVERIRTMYNGYLAGCGLTTPRLDGVHRIVEFACEMQRIVDRFDVKTGYRLSLWAGVNTGEVVSGLVGRSGVTYDLWGSAVNLAYQLRRVTPESGIYVTAGVRDMLDGTAEFSLAGTLTIGDAEEQAWRLASRFSEAP; the protein is encoded by the coding sequence ATGTTCATCCTGCTGATCACCAGCGTGGCCTCGGTCGCGGTCGTGGGATTCGTCGAGTTCCAGTATGGCGCACAGGAATTGCAGCATGCGGCCACCAGCAAGTTGGTGCAGGCACGGGAGGCGCAGCGACGTGCGGTCACCGGACTGTTCGCCGAGATGACCAACTCCCTAGTCGTTTTCAGCGGGGGAGCGACCGCAGCTACCGCACTCAAGTCATTTACGGCTGGATTCGACGAGCTCGCCGCCGCTGCAATCACGCCCGAACAGCAGGGGGCGATAGAGGCTTATTACCAGGACCACTTCACCAAGGCGCTGGGCAAACGGACCGGCGAGCAGCCGGACATCGCCGCGTTGCTGCCCACGGCGAACGCGCAGCGTTACCTGCAGGCCCGCTACACCGCAGGCTTTGTCGCGGAGCCGAAGAAGTCCGACGACTCTGGTGACGGCAGTGCCTGGTCGGCGGCAAATGCCCAGTTCAACAACGTCTTCGCGGAAATCGTCCAGCTCAACGAGTACCTGGACGCGTTGCTTCTAGACACCCGAGGCAATGTGGTCTATTCGGTCAACAAGGGCGTGGATCTGGGTACCAACGTGCTCACCGGTCCCTACCGTGAATCCGGTCTGCGTGACGCCTATCGCAAGGCGTTGGCAGCCAACGCGGTCAATTTTGTGTGGATCACCGATTACCAGCCTTACCAACCCAACTTGGACACACCCACCGCCTGGTTGGTGTCTCCGGTCGGTACCAAGGGCGTGGTCGAGGGCGTGTTGGCCTTGCCGCTGCCCAGCGCCAAAGTCAATCGGATCATGACCGCCGACCGTGAGTGGGAGGCCGCTGGGCTGGGTCACACCACCGAAACCTATCTGGCCGGTCCGGACCACCTGATGCGCTCCGATTCGCGACTGTTCCTGGAGGATCCGGAGCGGTATCGCCGGGAGGCGGTGGCGGCGGGGACCTCGGAGGCGACGGTGGAACGCGCGCTGCGGCTGGGAACCACTACCTTGGTGCAGCCGGTCGGCGGTCCGGGACTGGAGGCCGCACAGCGTGGCCAGACCGGCACGCTGACCAACGGGCATGCCTATCTGGGAAACCGCGAGCTGACTGCGTACGCGCCGCTGACCGTGCCCAACTCGGACCTGCAGTGGTCGATTCTGGCGACCAGGGACTACTCCGACGCCTACGCCGCGGTCACTTCGTTCAGCAAGCGGGTGGTGCTTGCCACCACCGGCGTCATCTTCGCCATCTGCGTGCTGGCCATGCTGCTGGCGCGACTTTTCCTGCAGCCGATCCGCCGCCTGCAGGTCGCAGCCCAGCGGATCAGCGCCGGTGACTACAGCGCCGCGGTGCCGGCCCGGACGGCCGACGAGATCGGCGAACTGACTAAGGCGTTCAACGACATGAGCTACAGCCTTCGCACGAAGGAGGAGCTGCTCGATCAGCAGCGCAAACAGAACGACGAGCTGCTGCTGTCACTGATGCCGGAGTCGGTGGTACGACGTTATCGCGGGGGCGAGCAGGCCATCGCGGAAGAGCATCACAACGTCAGCGTTGTCTACGCCGAACTGCATGGGATTGACCAGCTGTCCTCCGAGCTCTCCGCGAGCGAATTGGTGACAACCGTCGACGATCTGGTCAGACAGTTCGACGCGGCGGCCGAAGCCGTTGGGGTCGAACGAATTCGCACCATGTACAACGGCTATCTCGCAGGTTGCGGCTTGACCACCCCGAGGCTGGACGGGGTGCACCGTATCGTCGAGTTCGCGTGCGAGATGCAGCGCATCGTTGATCGGTTCGACGTCAAAACCGGTTACCGGCTGAGCTTGTGGGCCGGGGTCAACACCGGAGAAGTCGTCAGCGGTCTGGTTGGCCGGTCCGGGGTCACTTATGACCTGTGGGGCTCTGCTGTCAACCTGGCCTACCAGTTGCGCAGGGTCACACCGGAATCCGGCATCTACGTCACCGCCGGAGTGCGCGACATGCTGGACGGTACCGCGGAGTTCTCGCTGGCCGGCACCCTCACGATAGGTGACGCCGAGGAGCAGGCCTGGCGATTGGCTTCGAGATTTTCCGAGGCACCGTGA
- a CDS encoding mechanosensitive ion channel family protein produces MNVFGAWLYWAVGVAIGLPVGLVLLTEGHVALARRGSHLARPVALARNYLLPLGALLVLLAQVAGVPGHDPMLRIIYTAFGFVVLVVLLSGLNVTFFQSAPKGSWRSRIPTIFVDVARFLLIGVGLALILSHVWGARIGGLFTALGVTSVVIGLMLQNSVGQIVSGLFMLFEQPFRIGDWLSTPTARGRVVEVNWRAVHIGTADGLQVTPNSVLAGTSFTNVSRSGGAHRVSITTTFAVVDPPDQVCALLSRVATALPMRTTGEAPDSAALGGGQYRTTVALGSPADDGAAQTTFLRWLWYAARRAGLHLDEAEDVFSTPERVAEALRSVVAPALRLTDDDQRALEPYATVVRYGRDEALQRAGQVPTAMTFLTEGSVRLTSADPAWPDATLRHGAFLGVTTLTRQPSLFDAHAVEEVTAVVIDRENIEELVMTKPLLLQELGRIIDQRRPAASA; encoded by the coding sequence GTGAACGTCTTCGGGGCGTGGTTGTACTGGGCGGTCGGTGTCGCGATCGGCCTCCCGGTGGGCCTGGTACTGCTGACCGAAGGGCATGTGGCGCTGGCGCGCAGAGGCAGCCACCTCGCCCGACCAGTGGCTCTGGCGCGTAATTACCTGTTGCCGCTGGGCGCATTGCTGGTCTTACTGGCGCAGGTCGCCGGCGTACCGGGACACGATCCGATGCTGCGGATCATCTACACCGCGTTCGGCTTCGTGGTGTTGGTGGTACTGCTGTCCGGGCTGAACGTGACCTTTTTCCAGAGCGCTCCAAAAGGCTCCTGGCGCAGCCGGATACCGACCATCTTCGTCGATGTCGCACGATTCCTGCTGATCGGTGTGGGTCTGGCGCTGATCCTGTCGCACGTCTGGGGTGCCAGGATCGGCGGCCTGTTCACCGCGTTGGGTGTGACGTCGGTGGTCATCGGCTTGATGTTGCAGAATTCGGTCGGCCAGATCGTTTCGGGTCTGTTCATGCTGTTCGAGCAGCCATTCCGGATCGGTGACTGGCTTTCCACCCCCACCGCACGTGGCCGGGTTGTTGAAGTGAACTGGCGGGCGGTGCACATCGGCACCGCTGACGGGCTGCAGGTCACGCCGAACTCGGTTCTGGCCGGAACCTCGTTCACCAACGTCAGTCGATCCGGCGGTGCGCACCGGGTATCGATCACGACCACCTTCGCCGTCGTGGATCCGCCAGACCAGGTGTGCGCGTTGTTGTCACGGGTTGCGACCGCTCTACCGATGCGAACCACCGGCGAGGCACCGGATTCGGCGGCACTCGGCGGTGGCCAGTACCGCACCACGGTCGCGCTGGGCTCGCCGGCCGACGACGGCGCGGCGCAGACCACCTTCCTGAGGTGGCTTTGGTACGCCGCCCGACGGGCGGGACTGCACCTTGACGAAGCCGAAGATGTGTTCTCGACACCGGAACGAGTGGCCGAGGCACTGCGGTCAGTAGTGGCACCCGCGCTTCGGTTGACCGATGACGACCAGCGCGCCCTGGAGCCGTACGCCACGGTGGTCCGTTACGGCAGAGACGAGGCCCTGCAACGGGCTGGCCAGGTGCCGACCGCGATGACCTTTCTGACCGAGGGCAGCGTCCGGCTCACCAGTGCGGATCCAGCCTGGCCGGACGCCACGCTGCGGCACGGTGCGTTTCTCGGCGTCACCACGCTGACCCGGCAACCCAGTCTGTTCGACGCGCACGCCGTGGAGGAAGTGACCGCGGTAGTCATCGACCGGGAGAACATCGAAGAACTGGTGATGACCAAGCCGTTGTTGCTGCAGGAGCTGGGCCGCATCATCGATCAGCGGCGTCCCGCGGCATCTGCATAG
- a CDS encoding glutamate-5-semialdehyde dehydrogenase yields the protein MSVPVLPDLRQEVHDAARRARVASRSLTALSTAAKNSALNAAADALLAHADDILAANDRDVAAARDAGTPEAILDRLALTKSRVDGIAAGLRQVAGLPDPVGEVLRGYTLPNGLLLRQQRVPLGVVGMVYEGRPNVTVDAFGLTLKSGNAALLRGSSSAAHSNQALVDVLRGALEAEDLPADAVQLLSSVDRATVTHLIQARGLVDVVIPRGGAGLIEAVVRDALVPTIETGVGNCHVYIHEAADLDIAEQVLLNSKTRRPSVCNAAETLLIDKAIAASAVPRLVDALTAAGVAVHGDADAAADEDHLRREYLAMDIALSVVDGLEGAIDHINEYGTGHTEAIVTTNMAAAQRFSEQVDAAAVMVNASTAFTDGEQFGFGAEIGISTQKLHARGPMGLPELTSTKWIVWGDGHTRPA from the coding sequence ATGAGCGTCCCCGTGCTTCCCGACCTGCGCCAAGAGGTCCATGACGCCGCCCGCCGCGCGAGGGTCGCCTCGCGTTCCCTGACGGCGCTGTCCACCGCTGCCAAGAACAGTGCGCTGAACGCCGCAGCCGACGCGCTGCTGGCCCACGCCGACGACATCTTGGCCGCTAATGACCGCGACGTTGCCGCTGCCCGTGACGCCGGCACGCCCGAGGCCATCTTGGACCGACTGGCGCTGACCAAGTCCCGGGTTGACGGGATCGCCGCCGGACTGCGTCAGGTCGCCGGCCTGCCCGACCCGGTCGGCGAGGTACTGCGCGGCTACACCTTGCCCAACGGGCTGTTGCTGCGTCAGCAGCGCGTCCCACTCGGCGTGGTGGGCATGGTCTATGAGGGCCGGCCGAACGTCACCGTCGACGCATTCGGGCTGACACTGAAGTCCGGCAATGCCGCGCTGCTACGCGGCAGTTCGTCGGCGGCCCACTCCAACCAGGCGTTGGTGGACGTGCTGCGCGGTGCTCTGGAGGCCGAGGACCTGCCCGCCGACGCGGTGCAGCTGCTGTCGTCGGTTGATCGCGCCACCGTCACCCACCTGATCCAGGCCCGCGGACTCGTTGACGTGGTGATCCCGCGCGGCGGGGCCGGGCTGATCGAGGCCGTGGTGCGCGATGCGTTGGTGCCCACCATCGAGACCGGTGTCGGCAATTGCCACGTCTACATCCACGAGGCCGCCGACCTCGACATCGCCGAACAGGTGCTGTTGAACTCCAAGACCCGCCGGCCCAGTGTCTGCAATGCCGCCGAGACGCTGCTGATCGACAAGGCGATCGCCGCATCCGCGGTGCCACGGCTGGTGGACGCGTTGACCGCCGCCGGAGTAGCGGTGCATGGAGACGCCGACGCCGCCGCTGACGAGGACCACCTACGTCGCGAGTACCTGGCGATGGACATCGCGCTGTCGGTGGTCGACGGGCTAGAAGGCGCGATCGATCACATCAACGAATACGGCACCGGTCACACCGAGGCCATCGTCACCACCAACATGGCGGCCGCCCAGCGATTCAGCGAGCAGGTCGACGCCGCGGCGGTCATGGTCAACGCCTCCACCGCCTTCACCGACGGCGAGCAGTTCGGCTTCGGTGCCGAGATCGGCATCTCCACCCAGAAACTGCACGCCCGGGGGCCGATGGGGCTGCCGGAGCTGACGTCGACCAAATGGATCGTGTGGGGTGACGGCCACACCCGTCCCGCCTAA
- a CDS encoding MoxR family ATPase: MEKPAVPATPARQAPLFSDIDDVARRLAETGYLADTATTTAVFLADRLGKPLLVEGPAGVGKTELARAVAAATGSGLVRLQCYEGVDEARALYEWNHAKQILRIQSGSNGGDWDATKMDVFSEEFLLSRPLLTAIRRTDPTVLLIDETDKADIEIEGLLLEVLSDFAVTVPELGTITATRTPFTVLTSNATRELSEALKRRCLFLHIDFPDPDLERRILLSRVPELPEHLAAELVRIIAVLRGMQLKKLPSVAETIDWGRTILALGMDTIDDATVAATLGVVLKHQSDQVRASGELRLN; this comes from the coding sequence ATGGAAAAACCCGCCGTTCCCGCCACCCCGGCCCGCCAAGCGCCGCTGTTTTCCGACATCGACGACGTCGCCCGGCGGCTGGCCGAGACGGGCTACCTGGCCGACACCGCCACCACCACGGCGGTGTTTCTGGCCGACCGGCTGGGCAAACCCTTGCTGGTGGAGGGTCCGGCCGGGGTCGGCAAGACCGAACTGGCCCGCGCGGTGGCCGCGGCCACCGGTTCCGGGCTGGTGCGGTTGCAGTGCTACGAGGGCGTCGACGAAGCCCGGGCGCTGTATGAGTGGAATCACGCCAAGCAGATTTTGCGCATCCAGTCGGGGTCCAACGGCGGTGACTGGGACGCCACCAAGATGGACGTATTCTCCGAGGAGTTCCTGCTGTCGCGTCCGCTGCTGACCGCGATCCGGCGCACCGATCCGACGGTGCTGCTGATCGATGAGACCGACAAGGCCGACATCGAGATCGAGGGTCTGCTGTTGGAGGTGCTCTCCGACTTCGCGGTCACCGTCCCGGAACTGGGCACGATCACCGCCACGCGCACCCCGTTCACGGTGTTGACCTCCAACGCCACCCGGGAACTGTCCGAAGCGCTCAAGCGCCGCTGCCTGTTCCTGCACATCGACTTCCCAGACCCGGACCTGGAACGCCGGATTCTGCTGTCGCGGGTACCCGAGTTGCCCGAGCATCTGGCCGCCGAGCTGGTGCGCATCATCGCGGTGTTGCGCGGCATGCAGCTCAAGAAACTTCCGTCGGTGGCCGAGACCATCGACTGGGGCCGCACCATCTTGGCCCTGGGCATGGACACCATCGACGATGCCACCGTCGCTGCCACCCTGGGGGTAGTGCTCAAGCACCAATCCGATCAGGTGCGGGCATCCGGCGAGCTGCGACTGAACTGA